GCGCAGCGGATCCCGGTGAGCGCCTCGGACACCGACCAGAGCCGCTCCGCCGTGCCTTTGTCCCGGGCGTGCGCGGCGATGTCGGCGCGGGTCGGATGGCCCTTCAGCTCCCAGATCCCATCCGGCCCGTAATAGGCGCCGCCTTCCGCCTCGGGCGCCGTGGCGGCGAAGAGCAGCGGCAGCGCTCCCTGTGCGGCGGACTGGCCGATCACCGAGAAGATCGCGTGCCCGGCGAGCCGCTGGACCGGCCCGGCCCGGTCACCGCGCCGGAAGACATCCGTGCGGGCCGCGCCGGGATGGGCCGGGACGGACCGGATCGGCGAGCCGGCCGCCTTCAGCCGCCGGTCGAGCTCGAGGCCGAACATCAGCATCGCGAGCTTCGACTGCCGATAGGCGCGCTGCGGGCCGTACGAGCGGGCAAGCTGGAGATCGTCGAAATGGATCCGCCCGGGCCTGTGGGCGAGGCTCGCGACCTCGACGATCCGCGAAGCCGCATCCTGTCGGACGAACGGCAAGAGCAGGCCGGTCAGGGCGAAATGGCCGAGATAGTTCGTGCCCAGCTGGCGCTCGAACCCGTCCTCGGTCGCCTCGCGGTTCGGCACGGTGGCGATGCCGGCGTTGAGCAACAGGATGTCGATCGGTCGGCCCTCGGATTGCCACCGCTCGCCGAAGGCCCGGACGGAGGCGAGGCGCGCCGTGTCGAGGGGCTGAAATGCGAGCCGGGCGCCCGGGTGCCGTCGCCGGATCGATGCCATCGCGCGCTCGGACTTCGCCGCGTCCCGGGCCGCGAGGATGATTTCGGCGCCGGCACCCGCCAGTGCGAGCGCCGCCTCGTAGCCGATCCCGCTGGTGGCGCCGGTGACAACCGCGCACCGGCCGGCCTGGCTCGGCATGGAGCGGGTCGTCCATCGGGTCTGGGGCATGGTCCCTCGCTTCTCCGCTGTCCGGCTAATCTCCCGGATACGCGCTGGTTCGCGGTCCCGCTGCCGCATCCCTCAAGCGTCGGCCGCACCGATCGCGCCGGCGGTGGGCGGTGGACATTCCAGTGCGGTGACCGGCTCGCGGCGCCGGCCCCTGGACCGACATGCGAGGGCCGCCCCCGCGAGCAGCGCCCCGGCCAGCACGTCCGGCAGGTAATGGCCGCCTGCGCCGATCGTCGCGATGATCACGGCGGCGTTGAGCAGGATCGCGAGGGGCCCGAGCACCGGGACCGGGGCCAGCGCCCAAGCGGTCAGGATCGCCAGGCAGACGTGGAAGGACGGGAATGTCGCGAGGCCCCGCAGGTCGCCGAGCGCGAGCGTGTCCAGCGTGCCGGTCCGCAGCCGCGCCACCGGCTCCAGGTGCCAGAGCGCCCCGACCGTCTCCAAGTGCTCCGCCGGAACGATCCGCGGCGCGTAGTACGCGTAGGGCCCCAGCGCCGGCAGCAGCGCGGCGACGACGATCACGCACAGGAGCGTCACGGAAAACAGCCGAATGTAGGTCCACAGCCGCCCGAGCCGGCGGGCGGCGCTCAGCGCGATCACCACGAGACCGACCTGCGGTCCGCTGGAATGGTACGCGAGCGCCAGCCACCACGACAGGGTCGGATGCCGGGCCAGGAAGGCCACGTAGCCGGTCCAGTCGAAGCCCAGGCCGGCCTCGAACCGGGCCAGCGTGCCGTCGGCGAAGGGCAGCGCGAGCCCCGCGGCGAGGAAGTGCAGGACCGCCACCGGGACCGTGAAGGCGATCAGGAACGCGCTCCCCAGGGCCATTCCCCGTAAGGGCGGGTCCGACTTCAGCGTGCTCAGGCCGGCGGCCGCGATCAGGAGGACCGCGACGGCCGCCGCCGCGAGCGCGAAGCCCACCGGTTCGGCATCGATCCGGGCGATCCGCATCCACACGGCATCGATCCCGACGATCGCGAGGGCGAGTGCCCAGAGGCGGGAATCGGGGGCGGCGATCCCGGACGTGTGCCGGTGCAGGCGCCGGAGCCAGGGACAGGTGCGGGCTCGATCGGGCGCGGCGGGTTCGCGATGGTCTTGAACGACCCCGTCTTGACGCATGATCCGGTCCAGCTCGCCCGCCACAGCCGATGCTTGGCCGCGACAGGGAGACTCCCGAAGGCCGCATTGGTTCGCGCGCGGACGCTTCGAGTCCGTCCGCACTGCGTCGCGCGGTCTAGCGGCCCGAGGCCGGCGCCTCTCCGCTCGTCGGCGGCTTGCCGGTGCCGACAGCGCCTTCGGTGGGCGGCACCGCGGAGGGATGGGTCACGGCCTCCGTGGCGGTCTTGCCCGGTTCCTGCGTGTCGGCGGCCGGCTTGCCGGCGGTCTCGGCCGGCGGCGCCTGCCCGGGGCTGGCCCTGTCCTGCGCCGCGACCGTTGCCGGGACGCCGATGACGGTCGCGGCGGCGAGAAGAAGGGCGGGGATCGATCGGTTCAAGCGCGGCTCCCTGGCGTTCAAGCGGGGCAACGGCTGCCCGCCCGCCTCGTTCCGGGCATGGGAACACCATCCCGGTCCCGCGGTTCGCCGGGCATCCGCCGCAACCGCCGGCGGGTGTGACGAACCCGAGAGGCATCGATGGCAGGCAGCAAGACCCACGACCTCGAGATCCGGACGATCGAGCACAAGGAGGGGCCGAAC
This window of the Methylobacterium tardum genome carries:
- a CDS encoding oxidoreductase, which translates into the protein MPQTRWTTRSMPSQAGRCAVVTGATSGIGYEAALALAGAGAEIILAARDAAKSERAMASIRRRHPGARLAFQPLDTARLASVRAFGERWQSEGRPIDILLLNAGIATVPNREATEDGFERQLGTNYLGHFALTGLLLPFVRQDAASRIVEVASLAHRPGRIHFDDLQLARSYGPQRAYRQSKLAMLMFGLELDRRLKAAGSPIRSVPAHPGAARTDVFRRGDRAGPVQRLAGHAIFSVIGQSAAQGALPLLFAATAPEAEGGAYYGPDGIWELKGHPTRADIAAHARDKGTAERLWSVSEALTGIRCAV
- a CDS encoding phosphatase PAP2 family protein; this encodes MRQDGVVQDHREPAAPDRARTCPWLRRLHRHTSGIAAPDSRLWALALAIVGIDAVWMRIARIDAEPVGFALAAAAVAVLLIAAAGLSTLKSDPPLRGMALGSAFLIAFTVPVAVLHFLAAGLALPFADGTLARFEAGLGFDWTGYVAFLARHPTLSWWLALAYHSSGPQVGLVVIALSAARRLGRLWTYIRLFSVTLLCVIVVAALLPALGPYAYYAPRIVPAEHLETVGALWHLEPVARLRTGTLDTLALGDLRGLATFPSFHVCLAILTAWALAPVPVLGPLAILLNAAVIIATIGAGGHYLPDVLAGALLAGAALACRSRGRRREPVTALECPPPTAGAIGAADA